Sequence from the [Clostridium] scindens genome:
CAGACATTCCGCATCGTCTTCTTCCGAATCCGTGACCAGAATATAGGATATTCCATTTACCTTCGTCTGCTCAAGTACAAAAAAATCTACTTCTTCCTGCATTTCTTCAGACATGAATTTAATTTTTTCCATATAAACACCTCAAGAATGATTCTTAGTTCTTGCAGATCGAGTCCAGATATCCTTGCAATATAAAAACTGCCGCAATTTTATCAATATATTTTTTGCGGTCTTCACGTCTTACCTTATTCTCAATTAAAGTCCGTTCTGCCTCTACCGTAGTCAGACGCTCATCCCACATCACGACCTCAAGGCCGGTCCGCCGGCTAAGCATCTTCCCAAACTCCAATGATCTTTCCGCTCGATCTCCAATATCGTTATTCATATGCTTCGGAAGGCCGAGCACAATCCGCTCCACCTTGTACTCCTCGATCAGTGCTTCAATCCGTGCACAGGTTTTCCGCAGCTTATTCTCGTCCTTACGGCAAATAGTCTCTATTGCCTGGGCAGTAATCCCGAGTGGATCGCTGATTGCGACTCCTACGGTCTTAGATCCATAATCCAGTCCCATAATTCTCATAGATATTATACCCAGCCATTATGCTCAATATACGTCTTGAGCATCTCTTCCACTAATTCATCCCGTTCCATCTTCATAATCAGGCTTCTCGCGCCATTGTGGCTTGTGATATACGTCGGGTCTCCTGACATAATATATCCCACAATCTGATTCACCGGATTATATCCTTTTTCACTCAGTGCCTTGTACACAATCTCAAGTATATCTTTCGCTTGAATCTGTGGACCGCTTTCTACCTGAAAAAACTGAGTGCTGCTTAAATCTTTCATA
This genomic interval carries:
- a CDS encoding DUF1292 domain-containing protein, translating into MEKIKFMSEEMQEEVDFFVLEQTKVNGISYILVTDSEEDDAECLILKDTSEENAPESVYEIVDDDVELTAIAKVFEELLEDVEIER
- the ruvX gene encoding Holliday junction resolvase RuvX is translated as MRIMGLDYGSKTVGVAISDPLGITAQAIETICRKDENKLRKTCARIEALIEEYKVERIVLGLPKHMNNDIGDRAERSLEFGKMLSRRTGLEVVMWDERLTTVEAERTLIENKVRREDRKKYIDKIAAVFILQGYLDSICKN
- a CDS encoding IreB family regulatory phosphoprotein; the encoded protein is MKDLSSTQFFQVESGPQIQAKDILEIVYKALSEKGYNPVNQIVGYIMSGDPTYITSHNGARSLIMKMERDELVEEMLKTYIEHNGWV